A region of Onychomys torridus chromosome 10, mOncTor1.1, whole genome shotgun sequence DNA encodes the following proteins:
- the Npffr2 gene encoding neuropeptide FF receptor 2, which produces MSRFTMSRKWDSNSSEDWNHTWSSNDTQHPWYSDINITYVNYYLHQPQVAAIFISSYFLIFFLCMLGNTVVCFIVIRNKHMHTVTNFFILNLAISDLLVGIFCMPITLLDNIIAGWPFGSSMCKISGLVQGISVSASVFTLVAIAVDRFRCVVYPFKAKLTIKTAFVTIVIIWGLAITIMSPSAVMLHVQEEKYYRVRLSSHNKTSTVYWCREDWPNQEMRKIYTTVLFATIYLAPLSLIVVMYAWIGASLFKTSAKCSGKQRQEQWHVSKKKQKVIKMLLTVAVLFMLSWLPLWTLMMLSDYADLSPNKLRVINIYVYPFAHWLAFCNSSVNPIIYGFFNENFRNGFQDAIQICQKKTKPQEAYVLRAKSNMVINTSGLLGQEPASQNLGGEHLICGKSAENPTEESLMEEMGEATNSTEV; this is translated from the exons GTTCACTATGAGCAGGAAATGGGACTCAAACTCTTCAGAAGACTGGAATCACACCTGGAGTAGCAATGACACACAGCATCCCTGGTACTCGGATATCAACATCACCTATGTGAACTATTATCTTCACCAGCCTCAAGTGGCAGCGATCTTCATTAGTTCctatttcctgatttttttcctgtgcatGTTGGGAAATACTGTAGTTTGCTTTATTGTAATAAggaacaaacacatgcacactgtgactAATTTCTTCATCTTAAACCTGGCAATAAGTGATTTGCTGGTTGGAATATTCTGCATGCCTATCACATTGCTGGACAACATCATAGCAG GGTGGCCATTTGGAAGCAGCATGTGCAAGATCAGTGGGCTGGTGCAGGGAATATCAGTCTCCGCTTCAGTCTTTACCTTGGTTGCCATAGCCGTGGACAG ATTCCGGTGTGTGGTCTACCCCTTTAAAGCAAAGCTCACTATTAAGACAGCATTTGTCACTATTGTGatcatctggggcctggccatcaCCATTATGTCTCCATCTGCAGTAATGTTACACgtacaagaagaaaaatactaCCGTGTAAGACTCAGCTCCCACAACAAAACCAGCACAGTCTACTGGTGTCGGGAGGACTGGCCGAACCAGGAAATGAGGAAGATCTACACCACTGTGCTGTTTGCCACCATCTACCTGGCTCCACTGTCCCTCATTGTTGTCATGTATGCATGGATCGGGGCTTCCCTCTTCAAGACTTCAGCAAAGTGCTCGGGAAAGCAGCGTCAGGAGCAGTGGCATGTGtccaagaagaaacagaaggtcaTCAAGATGCTGTTGACTGTGGCCGTCCTTTTTATGCTTTCCTGGCTGCCCCTATGGACTCTGATGATGCTCTCGGACTATGCTGACCTGTCTCCTAACAAACTGCGTGTCATCAACATCTATGTCTACCCCTTTGCCCACTGGCTTGCCTTTTGCAACAGCAGCGTCAACCCCATCATTTACGGtttctttaatgaaaattttcGAAATGGTTTCCAAGATGCGATCCAGATctgccaaaagaaaacaaaaccccaggaaGCCTATGTCTTAAGAGCTAAAAGCAACATGGTCATAAACACATCTGGCCTGCTGGGCCAGGAACCTGCATCTCAAAACCTAGGTGGGGAACATTTGATATGTGGAAAAAGTGCTGAAAATCCCACAGAGGAATCCCTGATGGAAGAAATGGGAGAAGCTACTAATAGTACTGAGGTTTAA